A DNA window from Zingiber officinale cultivar Zhangliang chromosome 3A, Zo_v1.1, whole genome shotgun sequence contains the following coding sequences:
- the LOC122054010 gene encoding RING-H2 finger protein ATL73-like — protein sequence MIMAQQPHPRELSVAPTRSSTAAVPAESRGGRGDAALDYDMVVILAAMICALVCALGLNSMLQCVVRCTRRALADPAAWITQRRLNAGLKREDVVALPIDTYATATSGGSPSSPSASAKPQPGCAICLSDFADGDKIRVLPICGHRFHVSCIDTWLLSHCSCPTCRRRLSSSRAADTTGP from the coding sequence ATGATTATGGCCCAACAGCCTCACCCCCGTGAGCTCTCGGTCGCCCCCACCCGCAGCTCCACGGCGGCGGTTCCTGCAGAGTCCCGTGGCGGTAGAGGTGACGCGGCGCTGGACTACGACATGGTGGTCATCCTGGCGGCGATGATCTGCGCGCTGGTCTGCGCCCTGGGCCTCAATTCCATGCTGCAGTGCGTGGTGCGCTGCACCCGCCGAGCCCTCGCCGACCCCGCCGCCTGGATCACCCAGCGCCGTCTCAACGCTGGCCTCAAGCGCGAGGACGTCGTCGCGCTTCCCATCGACACCTACGCCACCGCCACATCCGGCGGGTCGCCCTCTTCGCCGTCGGCCTCAGCCAAACCGCAGCCGGGCTGCGCCATCTGCCTCTCCGACTTCGCCGACGGGGACAAGATCCGCGTGCTGCCGATTTGCGGCCACCGGTTTCATGTCTCTTGCATCGACACGTGGCTGCTTTCCCACTGCTCCTGTCCCACCTGCCGCCGTCGCCTCTCCTCTTCTCGCGCCGCCGACACCACTGGACCCTGA